Sequence from the Leptospira dzoumogneensis genome:
GGTCCTTCGGACTTCCACTTCGCATCGCTGTCGCGTACTAAAGACAAAAACACTACTATAGAGTGTAAATTCCCGGTTTTAGTTATCGTTCTTTTTATTTTTTTCCGCCAAAGACATTTCGAATACTTTGGTGTACTTTAGAAAATTATAATAGAAGCCCATAATCGCGAGGATTAGTCCTCTTCTGCCGTCCAAAAATCCTAGTCTTACAAAATACATCCAAAAGGATTTGTATCCTGCTTCTAAAAGAGCTAAGAATAATCCGCTGCGTTTTCCTTTTCCGAATTTTTCAGTGGCTGCGAGTTCGGAGTATCTATTGATAAAGCTGACATGATCGAATAGGTTTTCGTACGAATAATGGAAGACCGGATGTTTTAACTTCTTTCTTTTTCCGGACAATTCCACCGCTTCATGGACCTTTCCGCCTACAAACTTTCCTTTGGATTTTAAGAATAGTCTGGCTCTATAATTCGGATACCAGCCTCCGTGTCGGATCCATTTTCCCATGTACATCGTAAGTCTTGGGATGATGAATCCGTCTTCTTCCGGTTCTCCATTCTTAAATAAACTTTTGATCTCTTCTTTTAGGCCTGGAGAAAGTTCTTCGTCCGCATCCAGAGTGAGTATCCAAGGATTTTCAGCTAAAGAGATTACATGATTCTTTTGGGAAACGTAATCGTCGAATTTCCGTAGAACTACTTTGGCTCCCTTCTTCTTTGCGATACTTTCGGTTTTATCCTTGGAACCGGAATCCAATACTATGATCTCGTTTACGAAATCAAGAGAAGACAGACATCTTTCGATATTATCTTCTTCGTTTAATGTGATGATACAGGCTGAGATTGGTAACATCAAGCGCGGGAAAAATCCTGGTCTCTTACGGATTTAAAATTAGACGAAAGAGGAACTTCCAATCTGGCGATGGTTACGTCTTTGCGGATGATGATCCTGAAAAAGGAAGGATCGATACCTTCTCCTTTTAGCATGATTAATATCAGTGCGAGTCCCAATCCGGCTCCTTCCGTATTGTCGGCGTTATCTAAATAGAATTGGGCGATGTCTCCGTACTGCATTCCTTTTTCTAATTTTTCGCGGAGGGATTTTTCTTCTTCAATAGTAACCGGTGTATTGTTCGTGACTTCTACCCGAATTCCATCCATGGAATAGTCGAAAGTGATCAGACAAAAATATCCCTTCTTTTTGGATTTGTTTCCGTATTCTTCCGCCATACTTTCGGAGAATAATTCCCTGTATTCGGAGACTCCTTTTTTGTACTGGATCGGATTTTCTATATCGTATCCTTTTTCCTCGAAGAAGATCCTTTTTTGATTTGCCTTGCAGGCGTTGATCGATAATTCTTTTACGATAGTGTAAATCGTTGGAACAAGGGTGGGATAAGTGACCTTATCCAAGATGAGCTCGATCGCTTGTTGGATATGTTCCTCGACCGATCTGGTGATCCGATGGGTCTTTAGAGAGAGGATTCTTCCGTCCTCCACCGTAAGCCGGATATTGTCTGATATATCCCGGATTTCCTGACCCATTAACCTTGAACTTTTCGGAACTCGATTTGTTTGTCAAGAGACTCATTCTAATAGCTTTAAAAAAGGTCCGTTCTAATCCGGCCCGAATTTTGCCGAAATTCTTCCCTTATGTTTTAGGGAGCCTTCTATTTTCTTGGAACATTTATGCCGATTCCTGGTCTTGGAGCGGGGCTTATCTCATCCAACCGGAAACTTTGGAGTATTCCGGGCCGGTCCAGATCCAAGTGAAAGACGGTTTGGTGGAGAAAATATCTTCTTCCCCGGCATCTAAGGAACCTCTGTTCATTTTACCTGGATTCTGTGATTCTCATGTAACCTTGGGGGCAAATTCTCTAGGAGGTTGGAAGGATCGTTCAGAATTAGAATCCGATCTGAAACAATTTCTGCTACATGGGTTCACTCATATCCAGAGTATCGCAGATCCTCCTTGGGCTTCCGAACTTTCCGAGATCAGAAAAAAGAATTCTCAGTATCCTCGCATTTCCGTTCTTCCACCTGTTTTGCTCGCAGAGTCCAAAGAAATTTCCGCATCCAAAGTTTCAGGTTACAAGATCCTAAAATCACCTGAAGAAGCGATGTCTTCCGTTTCCGGTAAAAAAGGAAAGATCCATTTATTCTTAAGGCATAATGAAGGAGAAACTTTCGAAGTGGATGGAAAACTTCTCTATCGAATGAGAACTGAAGCGGAGAAGAATGGATTAGAATTATCCGTTTCTACCTTCGGGGAAGAATTCGCAAATTGGGAAGCATTGTCTTCCGAAACGAAGGTGCTCTATCATCCTATTCCGGAAACTTCTTCCATTCGTCCAGTTGCTCATAATTTGGTAAAACAGATCTGGGCTCCACTTTTCGGGATCTATTTTACAAGAAAGGGGATAGGTACTTCTTCTTTTGCGGAAGAATGGGAAAAATGGACCCAATGGAGTCCGACTTTTAAAGAAAGAGCACTGTCTAAAGAAGTACTCTCGACTATGACTGCACTTTCCGGATCGGAAAGAGAAGAAGCGGAGAAAGAATACGAATCCTATCTTGCTTTCTTGAGGGCCCGCAAGAATCTGACCCTAAGGATCTTACTCGGTTCGGGCGCGGGTCACCAACTACAGTTCCCTGGAATTTCCGGCTGGAAGGAACTTAGAATTTTATCCGAACTTCTGGGACCCAAAGAAGCATTGAGAGCGGCAACCGAAACCACCTGCCAATATTTGGGGGCGGCTCATGAGGGGAAGATCCGAGTAGGAAAACCGGCTCATCTTTTGATTTTTAGAGAAGACCCTCTCCAAAATTGGGATAAACTAAAAACATTAAGAACGGTCGTGACGGAGAGAGTGAAAACCGAGATCTCTTCTCCTGAAAAAAAGAAAACCGAAAGGCGGAGACGATGAAAGAAGATCAAAAAGAACTGTTTCAAAAATTACTGGACGAAAGTTTCAGAAAAAAAGCGGCCTTAGAGCCTGGAGCAAAAGTTTCTGCGTTAGTCACTAGTTCTAAATCGGATTACGTTTTTATAAAGATCCAAGGAGCAGGTCTCTCCGGGATCATCGCCGCGGATGAATTTACGGAAGCTCCCCCTAAGCAGGGAGAAACGATCGAGGCATATTTTTTACAGGAATCTTCCGGAGACCAATACTTCACCACTTGTTTGAACGGGGACACAATCTCTAAGGATATGGTATCAGTAGCCCATACTGCTGAGATCCCGGTTTTGGGTCATATCGTCGGGGAGAATGATGCAGGCGTAGAAGTCAAGTTAGGCGAACAAACAGGTTTCTGCCCATTCTCCCAATTAGATCCTGAGCTTAAAAAACAGAATAACGGAGTCGGCAAAAGGGTCCGTTTCCTCATTTCAGAAGTGGGGAATAAGGGAAAGATCATCGTTTCCCAAAAGAAAATCGCGGATAAGGAAAGAGAGGCCAAAATTTCAGTTCTAAAAGGAGAATTGAAACCCGGTATGTTCGTTACCTGCAAGGTCAAATCGGTCCATACTTTCGGATTGATCGTCGAAGCTGACGGACTTACCGCACTTGTTCCCGCTTCCGAGGCGACTTTCAAAAAGGGAGCGGATCTTACTAAAGATTTCCATCCTGGACAAGTACTGAGAGCAAAAGTTTTAAAATTAGATTGGGAAGAAGGAAAACACAGCTTTACCGTTAAAGATTTCCTAAAAGATCCTTGGGCCCAAAATGTTCCTTTCAAAGAAGGTGATCTAGTCACAGGAACCGTAGAAAGTGTAAAACCTTTCGGAGTATTCGTAAAATTGAATGAACAATTTTCCGGACTGGTCCCTAACAGAGAAACCGGATTACAAAATCGTACACCTGCCGCACAACATTTCAAGATGGGAGATTCTGTTTCCGCATTTGTAACGGAAGTGAATATAGGCAAAAGACAGATCTCACTTTCTCTTGTGAAAGCGAAAGAAGTTCAGGAAAGATTGGATTATAGCGGATATCTTTCCGAGGAAACTTCTTCCACCGGATCTTTCGGCGCTATTCTTGCAAAATCCTTAAACAAGGGACAGAAAAAAGGATAAATGGCTCTCCGGATCGCATTGTATCGACCGGAGATACCTCCCAATACGGGAAATATCGCCCGACTATGCGTCGCTTTAGGAGCGGAGCTGCATATCGTAGGAGAACCTGCCTTCGAGTTGTCTGAAAAAGCGGCAAGAAGAGCAGGGCTGGATTATTGGGATAAACTAAAACTCACTCTTCATTCCGGTTGGGAAGCTTTCTCAAAGACCTTAGACACTGATTCCAAATTATATTTAATATCTACTAAAGGTAAAATTTCTTATACAACTCCGGAGTACGGGGAGAATGACGTATTTTTATTCGGAAATGAAACATCCGGACTCCCTCAGGAAATTTTTGGATCAGAGATCCCTAATGGGATCCTTAGGATCCCGATGGAAGAAGATTGCAGATGTTTAAATTTGAGTAACGCAGTCGCGGTAATCGCATACGAGGCATTGCGCCAAATTCGTCGTTGGTGACTCGGAAACTGTCTTCCGAAAAAAATCGGATTTACACCCCTCGAAAAAAACAGTCCTATGGAAAAATATGGGAATGTCCTTTTCCCTAGGAGAGATAGAAGCCCGCATTCGGGAACTCCTAGCAAACGGTTTAACAGGTAATTCCCAGGATTTCCATGCGTGGATCCGTATGGACACTCTTCGAAAATTCAGAGAAGAGCCTTCTTTCTCACCTGACTGGGTTCCCACTACTCTAGATGCGCTTGTTACATCAGGAGAAGCAGCAAAAAGTAAATTAGATCCTAGAGAATATACTCTCTCTGCAGAATCCTCTCTCCGCAAAAAACCTTCCAAAAACGAAGAATACCTTCTACTCGGCCGCACCGAATTCCAACCGATGCAATATGTAAGAAGCAGAATGGAATCTTTCCTGAGAGCCAACGGAATTGACGAGGACCTGATCGTGGACCTGACAATCGGCTCCATCGAAGCAGTGGAGAATGCTGTCAAATATGGTGACGGCGGAAATGTAGAAGTCGCCTATACAATCGAAAAAAGTGGAATTTTTAAGATCCGACTGGTGAACAACCTAAGAGAATTGAATATCGAAGAAGATATAGAAAGAGGAAAATTTTCTTCCACCGCCACTCTAATGAGAGGGATGATGGTAATGCAAAAATTATTCGATAAAATGGATCTGGAAATCTTAGAGGATAAAAGACAGGCATTATTTATGGCCGAAAAAGTCCTTCCGAAGTAAATTCCGCGGCTTTTTAAGTTTTACACTTCTTCTATTTTCGGGTCTTTCTTTCTAAGAGTATGTCTTCGATTTTTAAAATACATTCCAACTATAAAGCGGCCGGGGACCAGGTCCAAGCCATAGAAAAAATAGGCCAGGCATTCAATAAGGGAGAAGATAAGGTCACCCTAGTGGGTGTGACAGGCTCCGGAAAAACATTCACTATGGCCCAGGTGATCGCAAATATGGGACTTCCTACCTTGGTTTTGTCGCATAACAAAACTTTGGCGGCACAGCTTTTCAGGGAATTTAAGGAGTTTTTCCCGGAGAATGCTGTGGAATACTTCGTTTCCTATTATGATTACTACCAACCTGAGGCTTACGTACCTTCTTCCGATACGTTTATAGAAAAAGATATGTCCATGAACGAGGAGATAGACAAGCTCAGACTTCGTGCTACTTCTTCTTTATTGGAAAGAGACGATGTAGTGATCGTAAGTTCAGTCTCTTGTATTTACGGTTTGGGATCTCCGGAAGAATATGTGAACTCCGTTGTCGCATTGAAAAAAGGAGATATTATAGATAGGGATCAGGTCATTCGCAAACTTCTTCATATACAATACAATCGTAATGATACTGATTTCTCCCGCGGGAATTTCAGAGTAAGAGGGGACTCTATCGAAGTTTATCCTGCGTATCATACGGACGCATTCCGGATCGAATTTTTCGGAGACGAGGTGGATTCGATTTCCAGGATCCATCCGGTTACCGCTCAAGTGATCGCAAAACAGGAAAAATGTTTTATCTATCCTGCAAAACACTTCATCATGTCTCCTCCATTGATAAAGGACGCTGTCAAAAGAATCAAAGATGAGATGGCGGAACAGGAGATCAAGTTCACCAAAGAGAATAAATTTTTAGAAGCACAACGTATCGTATCCAGAACGAATTACGATATGGAAATGCTGCAAGAGATGGGATATTGTAACGGGATCGAAAATTATTCACGTCATCTTACGGGAAGGAAAGAAGGAGAAAGACCTGCCTGTCTTATCGATTATTTCCGCGGAGATTTTTTACTCATAGTGGATGAGTCTCACGTTACAATTCCTCAGGTGGGGGGAATGTATGCAGGAGATAGAGCCCGTAAACAAACTCTGGTGGATTTCGGATTCAGATTACCTTCTGCCCTGGACAATAGACCTTTAAACTTTGCGGAATTTGAATCCTTAACTCCTAAAACTCTTTATGTATCCGCAACACCTGCGGATTACGAATTAGAAAAGAGTAAATCAAGAGTTGAACAGATCATTCGTCCTACGGGGCTTTTGGATCCGAATGTAGAAGTTCGGCCTACCAAAAATCAGGTAGAAGATCTTCTTATAGAGATCCGTAAAAGAATCGATCTGGGAGAAAGAGTACTCGTCACCACATTGACTAAGAAGATGTCTGAGGATCTTTCCGATTATTATAAAGAATTAGGACTCAAAGTCTCTTATCTACACTCCGAAGTGGATACATTAGAGAGGGTGGAGATCATCCGAGATCTTAGGAAGGGAATATATGACGTTCTAATCGGGATCAATCTTTTACGAGAAGGATTGGATATTCCCGAGGTCTCTCTGGTTGCTATTTTGGACGCGGACAAAGAAGGTTTTTTAAGAAATTATAAATCCTTAATACAGACGATAGGTCGGGCTGCGAGAAATATCAACGGAACTGCAGTGTTGTACGCGGATAAGATGACAGATTCTATGACCAGAGCCATAGAAGAGACCAAAAGAAGAAGGACCATCCAGGAAGAACATAACCAGAAATACAGGATCTCTCCTCAAACGATCAAAAAAGAAATCGCAGATATGATCGAAAGGACGGAAAAAGAACTGGCTCCCGAGGAATACGCTGCGGAAGAGATCAACAAAAAGTTCAGAGAGAAAAACTTCTCTTCTAAAGAGGAAATGAAAGAGAAGATCAGAGAAGAAATGTTAAAAGCAGCCAAGGAATTGGATTTCGAAAGAGCAGCACTTCTCAGAGACAAAATGCTTTCCATCAAATCGACTCCTACAGAGGAAAAATGAGATTAGACATTACACTTATCACTATAATAGTCACAGGAGCCATAAGCCTTTATACATTATATGTGGATCAGAACCTTTTAGACAAACTGATCCTAAGACCTTTCCGAGATTCTAAAGAAGGGAATTATTATACATTAGCCACCAGCGGATTCGTTCACGCTGATTTTACTCATCTATTATTCAATATGTTGACCCTTTATTTTTTCGGAAGGCATGTGGATATGGTGCTCGGTCCTTTAGGATTTATGGGGCTGTATTTAGCTAGTATCTTAATTGCAAATTTGGTTTCTTTCCAGAAAAATAAAGCGGACGCGAATTATGCGAGTTTAGGAGCTTCCGGTGGGACTTCCGGGATCGTATTTGCTTCTATCTTATTCTATCCTTATTCTAAAATTTTCTTTTTCTTTATACCGATCCCTATACCTGGACCTTTATATGCGATCTTGTATTTGGCATATTCTTATTATGCTTCTAAGAACAGGCAGGATGGGATCAATCACGATGCACATTTTTACGGGGCGCTGACTGGACTTGCGGTTGCGATCTTAGTACAACCGCTTTCATTGATTGCGTTCGTCCAATACGTGCTGAGTGCATTTATATAATAATTTTTTAAAATGCGAAAGGATCAGCCACCTTTCGCGATTTTGTCCTTTATAAAAGCCTTAAACTTATCCGAGCCGAAACTAACATCCATTTTGATGATCTCAGGAGCGAGATACGGATGTTTTTTCATAATATATTCTTCGATTGCGGCATACTTATCCGCTTTCGCTTTTAGAAGGATTTTGTTCTCGGAATCGATCGTGAGTTTACCTTCCCATTGGTACAAAAGAGCCACTTCCGGAAAAATGGTGCCGCTTACTATGATGCCAAGTTGGAGCATTTCCGCGATATACTCTTCCGCTAAGTCACGATCCGCCAGAGTAGTGAAGACTAAAATTTCTTGAGATGAAGACATGGTTCCTCCGAGAAAAAGGAGAATAAGAAGTATTCATTCTTTGTCCAGTCTTTCTTTGGGAAGATCGTATCAGTATCTAGGAGCGTTCGGATCCGAATAATTTCCTTTGCCCGAATTAGGCATAGAACCTCTGGAGCTAGAAGGAGTATAATCATCGCAAAGATTACTGCATTTTCCGATACAATCTTCTCTCTTTCGATCCACAGTAATTGCGGTAAAAACAGTCTCTACTTTAGGAATAGGATATTGGATCCAACATTGGCTCTTGCAGTTCCCATACTTGGCGGCACAATTCCGAGCGGTATTCTGATCGGAACCTGCGGAGATCATCATATCGAAAAGTTCCTGCTCTTCTCTGGTCTTGAATTCTCCCTTTTTGCCTCTTTTGGACAATTCTTGTTTGCTTAAGTTAGCATCTCCCGCTTCCGGAAAATCCTCCGCTGAAGCTTTTCCTTTAATTTTGCCGGATTCGTCGGAGCTCCAATCCACTGTGAAAAAGCAGTTTAGAATAAAGAAGAATAGTAATATTCCGAATTTAATTTTCATCAGATCTTTAAAAAACTAAACCTTTGGGATTAGGATTTACCAAATATTTTCGTCGTTTAACAAATAAATACATCATTTTTGCACTCTTTTACATTGAAATCGGCTGGAAAAAAATTTCCAAACCAGGTCTCAATAGTATTGAATGTAGGATAACCTACAATAGAGTCTGTCTAAGTAGTACTTAAGACCTAAGAAATCGATTGGAGGGTCTTTTTAGTGAGTAGTTTTTTTACAAGTACATCAGTAAAACGTTTCTTTCTTCTCTCCTTACTTATTCTTTTTATTTCAAATTGTAGCGCCCTGGACTGGGGTTGGGTAAGACTCCCTTCCGGGCTTGCCTGGGACCAAAACGAAACCTTAGATAGAAATCCTGTAGAAGGCTTTCGAGTGGAATTTCCGGAAGAATTGGGACTGGATTCCAGACCCTTAGTGGAATTTTCCAAAAAACTCAGGAAAGAAAAAACGGAGGTCCGTTCTCTTCTCATTTTGAAGGAAGGGAACCTGGTATTCGAAAGATATGCAGGTGGGATCTCAAGAAATCATAATCATAATATGTACTCCGTGACCAAATCAGTGGTCTCCCTATTATTAGGGATCTGTTATACGAATGATTGTGGAGTGGACTTGGAAGATAGCCTTTCTTCGGCAGAGTCCGGTTTACCTGGCCTTCTTCCCTCCGAATTGAAAGGAAAAGAATCCATCCGACTTAAAGATGCATTACGTATGAGTTCCGGAATGGGCTGGGATTCCTTTCCTAAAAAAGAAGATATCAGAACCGACGCAGACCCGCTTGCGATCGCTTGGACCCCAGTGGTATCTTCCGCACCCGGAACTAAATTCGAATATTCTAATGGAGATACCCAATTAGTTGCTGGTTATCTGGAAGCCAAAACAGGCAAAACATTATACGAATACTCTAAGAGCACTGCATTCTCCTGGTTAGGTTTTAAAGGAGAAGAATGGAATACATCCAAATCGGGCAGACAGACCGCAGGTTTCGGACTTCGACTGAGACCTATCGATATGGCTAAGTTAGGACAACTTTATCTGGATGGAGGAAAATGGTATGGACGTCAGGTATTAAAACCTGAATGGATCGCCATGACCTTAGAGCCTGGAGTAGAAAAAAGATACGGACTTCAATTCTGGCTGCATGAATTCGAAGGAAAGCCTAGCTTCATGGCAAACGGAAAAGGTGGTCAGTTCATCTATGTGATCCCTCATCGTAAGATTGTTTTAGTGATGACCAGTGCAATTTGGGACAAGGCACCCGATCTAGTTTTAAATTCCGCTTTGGATGCGATCAAGGCATCTTTGGCATCTACGGATAAGATCCCTTCTCCGGACAGGGAAGAAGCGCTTCTTAGAGAGTTAAAAATATCCGCCAGAACTTCTTTAGACCCCAAGCTTAAAGAAGGGGCGGATGAAACAAGGATTGCAGCAGAACCGGGGATGAAACAAAATCATCCTTAAATGAAGACCGTTCTAATCCCGATCCCTCAAATCGATTTCGATCCCACAGAAGTATCCGTACCTTGGAAGGTCCTAAAAGAAAAAGGATATAAGATCCTATTTGCAACTCCAAGCGGAACCTCCGGAGAGGCGGATTTTAGGATGGTAACCGGAAAAGGTTTAGGTATTCTTTCTCCGGTTTTAAGGGCGAAAAATGATGACGTTCTTCTGTATAGAGAATTAGAAAAATCGAATGAATTCTTAAATCCCAAAAAGTATGAATCTGTTAAATCGGACTCCTTTGATGTACTGCTTCTTCCCGGAGGACATGCAAAAGGAATGAGGGTTTATCTGGAATCGGAACCTTTGCAGAAATTGGTGGGAAATACATTCGCAGAAGGAAAACCAGTGGCTGCGATCTGTCATGGAGTGCTTCTAGCTGCAAGATCCAAAAATCCTAAAACGAAAAAGTCCAGCTTATACGGATTCAAAACTACAGGACTTCTCAAGTCCCAGGAACTTCTGGCTTGGAATTTAACTAGAGCTTGGCTTGGGGATTATTATAGAACTTATCCTACGCCGTTGCAGGACGAGGTAATTTCCTTTTTAGAATCCAAAGTGGATTTCCAAGAAGGGCCTATGCCTATTGCACGAGATAGTTTTTCTAATATTAAACCGGGGTTCAGTGTTTTAGATAAGTCTTATCTTTCCGCTAGATGGCCCGGAGATGCTCATAAGTTTGCCTCTGAACTTCCCGAATTCTTCGGATAATTGTGGTTTTTGATTTTCCTTTAATATAGTTTAGGCATATTGACTAAAGAGGGATCCCTCCGCCGATAATCATGAGTTCCAAAGAACATTACATTTTTCTGGATGTAGGAGACACTCTCCTTACAATGAAAAAGCCCGCAGGAGAAGTGTACTTCGAAGTTCTAAAAGAATTCGGATTGGATGGTTCCAAACATCCAAACGGTTATATGGAAAGAGCGTTTCGTAAGGCATATGCTCACATGACGCGTCATCCACTTCCTGACTTCAGAGATAAGTTCCATGCTCATACAGATGGAAGCGAAGGCTGGTGGAGAGAGTTACTCGGCTTCTTCTTAAAAGAAATAGGATCCGATCTGGAACCGGATCCTATTTTCCAGTCCATATTCAAACGTTTTGATGAACCTTCCGTTTGGGAAATAGACCCAGGCTTTTTCGAATTGGTAGAATTTGCAAAACAAAGAGGTTCCGGTCTTGGGATCATTTCCAACTGGGATCATAGACTTAAACAATTGTTAGCAAGCGTAGGTGTTCTGGATTATTTTTATCCGGTAATTGTTTCCGCAGAATTCGGATACGAAAAACCTTCTCCCTTGATCTTCCAAGAAGCGGAGAAGATCGTGGGACTTTCTCCGGACAAATTGGTCTACTGCGGAGACAAGGTGGAGTTGGATATCCTGCCGACACGTTCTAGGGGATGGACTGCGTTTCATAAACATGTGGAAGGAGATATCCGTGATCTGGGAGAGCTGACCTCTATACTAAAAAAAGTGTAGTTTATTCCCTTTCGAATTCTTTTCTACCTCCAAACAAGTCTAACCGAATACAAAAAAAAATCGAGTTAGAATAAAAATGAAAGTGCTCGCAGTCTCCGGAAGTTTAAGAAAAGGATCTTCCAATACAGCCTTATTACTCGCAGCAAAAAGGATCGCAAATGATTCTTTGCAAATCACACTCGCAGATCCGATAGATCGGATCCCTCACTTCAATCCCGACTTAGATACGGATTCTCCTCCTAAAGAAGTTATAGAATGGAGAAAAGAACTGAAAGAAGCGGACGCCATTCTTTTTTCGAGCCCTGAATATGCGTTTGCGATCCCGGGAGTTCTGAAGAATGCACTGGATTGGATCGTATCCAGTGCGGAACTTTATGGAAAGCCTGTCGGGCTGATCAATGCATCTCCCGGCTATGGAGGAGCTTCCAAAGCCCAGGAAGCTTTTTTACATTTATTGAATGTACTTACGGTTAAGATAAACGATGATTGTGTTCTAAGTATTCCTTCCGTGAACAAGAAGGTGGATCCGGAAGGAAATATCATGGACGAACAAACGGAGAAAGAACTTCGGATTTGTTTGGAAAGCCTGGAACGTTTGGTCCAAGATTCTAAACTTTCCTGAATCTCCCAGAACCTGCCCGATGTCCCCAGGCGAATATCCCTAAAAGGATGTAAAATCGTTAGAAAATGGAAGAAAAGTTCGTAAAATTCTGTTTTATTGTTATAAATCCTATATTTTAAATAAATAATCCGTTATAGCGAATAAAATCCTTGCAATATTCTGTGAAGTTAACCATAACTGAAATCAGGAGTATCGATTATGGCACTTAGATTAGGTGATGTGGCCCCGGATTTCCATGCAGAAACTTCCGAAGGACCGATAGAATTTCATAAATATTTGGGAGAAGGTTGGGGAATCTTATTCTCTCACCCGAAAGATTATACTCCCGTTTGTACTACAGAACTTGGTTACGTTGCGAAGATTAAACCGGAATTCGAAAAGAGAAATGTTAAGGTTCTCGCGTTGTCTGTTGATCCAGTAGACTCACATAAAGGTTGGATCGGAGATATCAACGAAACCCAAAACACTACTGTAAACTATCCTATCATAGCGGATGCGGACAAAAAAGTTTCCGGTCTTTATGATATGATCCACCCGAATGCAAGCGAGACTACTACAGTTCGTTCCGTATTCGTGATCGGTCCGGATAAAAAAGTGAAACTGACCTTAACGTATCCTGCATCTACTGGAAGAAACTTCGATGAACTTTTGAGAGTGATCGATTCTCTCCAATTGACTGCGAATTACAGTGTTGCTACACCTGCAAACTGGAAACATGGAGAGGACGTAATCATAGTTCCTTCTGTTTCCGACGAAGATGCTGAGAAAAAATTCCCGAAAGGTTTTAAGAAAATTAAACCTTATTTGAGATATACTCCTCAGCCGAATAAGTAAGAAAGGAACAAATGCCTGTTTCAAAAAGGAGTCTTCGGACTCCTTTTTTATTATATTCTATTTTTATAAAGTACTTCCGGAATATTAATTCCGGAAGCGATATTCCGATAAAAAGTACGCGCGGAAATCACTATTCCGCACCTGAGCCTCATAGCGGGGAAATTTGAATTGCAAGCTTCTCCGTAAGGAGCATAATTATGGCAATGCCTATGTTTCGCAGGGTACCGCGAAAATTGGAAGAAGTATTAGGTGACGAAGGAGCGGATGAATTTGTGGATTTTATCAACGATTCTTTCGCGGCTAATAAGGAGATTGTAATGGAACTCGTTTTCGAAAGATTTGAGAAGAGACTCTCGGAAGAATTGAACGTATTTCGAGCCGAATATAAAGCGGAAATTGCAGAACTTCGAATAGATATGCATAAACTCATCGCTTCTCAGACAAAATGGATGGTAGGCGCGATCATAGCTTTGACCGGAATTTTTTCGATCATA
This genomic interval carries:
- a CDS encoding serine hydrolase domain-containing protein: MSSFFTSTSVKRFFLLSLLILFISNCSALDWGWVRLPSGLAWDQNETLDRNPVEGFRVEFPEELGLDSRPLVEFSKKLRKEKTEVRSLLILKEGNLVFERYAGGISRNHNHNMYSVTKSVVSLLLGICYTNDCGVDLEDSLSSAESGLPGLLPSELKGKESIRLKDALRMSSGMGWDSFPKKEDIRTDADPLAIAWTPVVSSAPGTKFEYSNGDTQLVAGYLEAKTGKTLYEYSKSTAFSWLGFKGEEWNTSKSGRQTAGFGLRLRPIDMAKLGQLYLDGGKWYGRQVLKPEWIAMTLEPGVEKRYGLQFWLHEFEGKPSFMANGKGGQFIYVIPHRKIVLVMTSAIWDKAPDLVLNSALDAIKASLASTDKIPSPDREEALLRELKISARTSLDPKLKEGADETRIAAEPGMKQNHP
- a CDS encoding LIC_10730 family protein: MKIKFGILLFFFILNCFFTVDWSSDESGKIKGKASAEDFPEAGDANLSKQELSKRGKKGEFKTREEQELFDMMISAGSDQNTARNCAAKYGNCKSQCWIQYPIPKVETVFTAITVDRKREDCIGKCSNLCDDYTPSSSRGSMPNSGKGNYSDPNAPRY
- a CDS encoding peroxiredoxin, coding for MALRLGDVAPDFHAETSEGPIEFHKYLGEGWGILFSHPKDYTPVCTTELGYVAKIKPEFEKRNVKVLALSVDPVDSHKGWIGDINETQNTTVNYPIIADADKKVSGLYDMIHPNASETTTVRSVFVIGPDKKVKLTLTYPASTGRNFDELLRVIDSLQLTANYSVATPANWKHGEDVIIVPSVSDEDAEKKFPKGFKKIKPYLRYTPQPNK
- a CDS encoding rhomboid family intramembrane serine protease is translated as MRLDITLITIIVTGAISLYTLYVDQNLLDKLILRPFRDSKEGNYYTLATSGFVHADFTHLLFNMLTLYFFGRHVDMVLGPLGFMGLYLASILIANLVSFQKNKADANYASLGASGGTSGIVFASILFYPYSKIFFFFIPIPIPGPLYAILYLAYSYYASKNRQDGINHDAHFYGALTGLAVAILVQPLSLIAFVQYVLSAFI
- a CDS encoding HAD-IA family hydrolase; translated protein: MSSKEHYIFLDVGDTLLTMKKPAGEVYFEVLKEFGLDGSKHPNGYMERAFRKAYAHMTRHPLPDFRDKFHAHTDGSEGWWRELLGFFLKEIGSDLEPDPIFQSIFKRFDEPSVWEIDPGFFELVEFAKQRGSGLGIISNWDHRLKQLLASVGVLDYFYPVIVSAEFGYEKPSPLIFQEAEKIVGLSPDKLVYCGDKVELDILPTRSRGWTAFHKHVEGDIRDLGELTSILKKV
- the cutA gene encoding divalent-cation tolerance protein CutA — its product is MSSSQEILVFTTLADRDLAEEYIAEMLQLGIIVSGTIFPEVALLYQWEGKLTIDSENKILLKAKADKYAAIEEYIMKKHPYLAPEIIKMDVSFGSDKFKAFIKDKIAKGG
- a CDS encoding type 1 glutamine amidotransferase domain-containing protein; the protein is MKTVLIPIPQIDFDPTEVSVPWKVLKEKGYKILFATPSGTSGEADFRMVTGKGLGILSPVLRAKNDDVLLYRELEKSNEFLNPKKYESVKSDSFDVLLLPGGHAKGMRVYLESEPLQKLVGNTFAEGKPVAAICHGVLLAARSKNPKTKKSSLYGFKTTGLLKSQELLAWNLTRAWLGDYYRTYPTPLQDEVISFLESKVDFQEGPMPIARDSFSNIKPGFSVLDKSYLSARWPGDAHKFASELPEFFG
- a CDS encoding LA_3696 family protein translates to MFRRVPRKLEEVLGDEGADEFVDFINDSFAANKEIVMELVFERFEKRLSEELNVFRAEYKAEIAELRIDMHKLIASQTKWMVGAIIALTGIFSIIVKL
- a CDS encoding NADPH-dependent FMN reductase, producing the protein MKVLAVSGSLRKGSSNTALLLAAKRIANDSLQITLADPIDRIPHFNPDLDTDSPPKEVIEWRKELKEADAILFSSPEYAFAIPGVLKNALDWIVSSAELYGKPVGLINASPGYGGASKAQEAFLHLLNVLTVKINDDCVLSIPSVNKKVDPEGNIMDEQTEKELRICLESLERLVQDSKLS